CGCCCCCTCGAACTCGTCCGTCGGCGTCTCCGTCCCCGACTCGGCCTTGAGTTCCCGGAACAGATTCTCGGCGGTCGTGTCCTGGATCCCCTCGTCCAGCGTCGCCGCGCCCGCGGCGCTTTTCGTCCCCGTGTCGCGGAAGACGTAGTCGGCGCTGAGCGTCGTGTACCCCTCCCCCTCGTCCGACGTACCCCCGTGCGAAGTCGTCATATCTCCGATTGGTATATTTCTCCACCCGTTTTCGTTTAAGTCTTATGTCAATAAAGAAAAGGAACGGGTCGAGAGTCGGAGGGGAATCGCGGAGTTCCTTCGGCGGACTTTAGTCGGCTCACGCCAATCCGAGGACATGAAATTCGGCGTACTCAGCACGGCCGACATCGGTCGCACGGCGTTCGTCCCGGGAGTCAGGGAGACCGAGCACGAGGTGCTCGCGATCGCCTCCAGAGACGGCGACAGGGCCGCCGCGGTCGCGGACGTCCTCGGGATCGAGCGGTCGTACGAGGGATACGACGCGCTGCTCGCCGACGACGACCTCGACGCGGTGTACAACCCGCTGCCGAACGCCTACCACGCCGAGTGGACGCGCCGGGCGGCCGACGCGGGGCTACACGTCCTCTGCGAGAAACCCCTCGGCGTCGACGCCGCGGAGGCCCGCGAGATGGGCGAGTACTGCGACGAGCGCGGCGTTACGCTGATGGAGGGGTACATGTACCGCTACCACCCGCGGATCCGGCGGGCGATCGAGATCGCGCGGACGGAACTCGACGACGTTCGCTCGGTGACGGGGCGGTTCACGTTCCTGATGCCCGAGGGGGCGGAGGACATCCGGCTCGACCCTGACCTCGCCGGCGGGAGTCTCCGTGACGTGGGCGTGTACCCGATCCACGCCGCGCGCCAGATCCTCGGCGAGCCGTCGCGAGTGACGGGCTTCACCGCCGACACGCATGACTCCGGCGTCGACACGGAGGCCGCCGCCGTGCTGGAGTACGACGACGGCGCCACGGCGCAGGTGTCCTCCGGGTTCGACACGCCGAAGTCACAGTACGTCCGCGTCGAGGCTCCCAACGGGTGGGTCGAGGTGGAGGAGGCGTTCAACGTCGCGGGGGAGACCACCCTGCGCTACGGCGTCGACGGCCGGACCGCGACGGAGACGTTCGAGCCGGTGGACCAGTACGGCCTCGAAGTCGAGCACTTCGCGGAGTGCGTCGCGTCCGGCGACCGGCCGCTCACCGACGCCGAGTCGGGTGCGGCGACGCTCCGGGTCATTGAGGCCATCGAGGAGAGCGCGGAAACCGGCGCGGCGATCGACCTCGACTAGGCCGGCACTCACCGCCGGTCAGCGGCAGTTCTCGCAGCGCGACCCGTCCCCCTGGAACGGCCGGCCACACCGGACGCAGGGCGTCGGCGCGCGCTCCGGCGCGGACATACCGGGGATCACGTCGACGGGACTCGGCCGCGGTGCGACGTCCTGACGCCGACCGAGACGGTCGACGATCACGTCGTCGCGAAGCGCCATCAGGCCGCGCCACAGGCCGAGAAAGAGAACCGTCGGTAACACCACGAGGACCGCCGTACTGCCCAGTCTGAGGAGCAGTTCGGCGTCCATCACCGCCCGGCGAGGTTGTCCGCGCACTCGCGACAGAAGGTGTAGCGCCCCTCGTTGACCGCCCCGCAGGTCCGGCAGGCGACCGCGTCGCTCGCGCTCTCCGCGGCGCCCGTCGCGGCGAGAGCCGACAGGCCGTTCCCGGACGAGACGTTTCGCGGCGGGTCGGACAGCCGCGGCTCCGTCGGTCCGTCGTCGCGGACGTACTCGAGAGCGAGCAGCGGCACGAGTACCGAGAGCGGTACCAGCAGTATTACCCCGACGTAGAGAACGGCGTGTACGAGGGTGTCCATGAGATACCGTAGCAAATCCTCGCACTTAGTTGATACGGCCGATCTCACGTCGTCGGCCATCGGAGAGGTTCGACACCAGAGCGCGGAATCGCTTCAGCCGACAGTCTCAGCCGATCAGTCCCAGGCCGACCACGGTTGCGGCGGTGGCGAACACGCCGAGCGCGAACAGCGCGTAGTTGGCGATCGGGCTCTTCGCGGTCGTCACGCCGAAGGAGTAGCTGCGGCCGGAGAGCGGCCAGAACGGGCGGATCCCCATCGGCGTCAGCACGTCGCCGAGGAGGTGAGCGAGCACGGAGAGCGCCCCGACGGCGAAGCCGAACGCTGCGAGGTCCACCCCGACGGTCGGGCCGAGGACGGGAGCGAGCGCGGAGCCCGCGGCGCCGAACGCGGCGCCGAACAGGCCGGCGAAGAGAAACGAGTGCGTGGGGCCGCGGTGCGAGACGAACGGTAACCGGTGGTCGCAGTCGGGGAACGTCGCGGTCCCCACCATCACCGCCCCGCCCAGGTACGCGGCGACGACGTGGCCCTCCCGGACGAGGGCCGCGCCGACGGGCGCGTACACCAGCAGGGCGAGTCCGTAGTGGCCGAGTTGATACACGCCGCCCGGTTGGGTCCGGAGGCTCCCAAAGCTGTCGGTCCGCGGCGAACGAAACCATCATTATCGATGGCGGGGTTCGACCCCGTATGGCGGACGACATCGAGGCCATGACGCGGTTCCCGGTACCGGACGTCGAGGACCTGCCCGAGGACCTGCGGGAGCGCATCGACGCGGAGACGGAGGAGGCGGGGTTCACGCCCAACGTCTTCCTCGCGTACGCGTACCGACCCTCGCACTTCCGGGCGTTCTTCCAGTACTACGACGCGCTCGTCGAGGAGAGCGAGCTGACCCGCGCGGAGATCGAGATGATCATCGTCGCGGTCAGCGGCGTCAACGACTGCTACTACTGCAACGTCGCCCACGGCGCACTGGCCCGCATCTACGCGGATGACCCGCTGCTGGCGGACCAGCTCGTCTCGAACTACCGGAACGCCGACGTCAGCGAGCGCCACCGCCGGATGCTCGACCTCGCGGTGAAGCTCACCGAGAACCAGGCCGAAGTGGACGAGTCCGACTTCGAGCGCCTGCGGGAGGTCGGCTTCGATGACCGGGCGATCTGGGACATCGGGAGCGTCGCCGCGTTCTTCAACCTCTCGAACCGAATGGCCCAGCTCGCAGACATGCGCCCGAACGAGGAGTTCCACGCAATGGGGCGGTAGGGGCCTCGTCCGGACGCGATTTCGGTGATACTGTCCGGTCCTTGCTGCGATCGAACGCCGTATTAAATTAATCAAGGAGTGTCGAAAAGGGTTTAGGGGGACCGATACAACGAGGTGATATGCACGAACTCGACGAAACCGACCTGGGAATCCTGCGACTCCTCGTCGCGGACGCTCGCCGCCCGTACAGCGAGATCGCCGACCAGGTCGACGTGTCCCCGCCGACCGTGTCCGACCGCGTCGAACGGTTAGAGGAGATGGGTATCATCGAGCGCTTCACCCTCGACATCGACCGGTCGATGCTGTCCGACGGCGTCTCCGTGCTCATCGACGTCGACCTCCGCCCGGGCGCGGTCGGCGACATCAAGCACCGCCTCGCCGAACTGGACCAGGTCGAGCACGTGTTCGCCACCGCGGACGCGAGCGTTGTCGTGCAGGCGACCGTCCGCGAGGACGAGGTTCAGGCGATGCTCGCCGAGGCCATCGACATGGAGAAGGTCATCGAGTACGACGTCCGCCTGCTCGCGGACTCGTTCTGGAACCCCGAGGTGAACGGCGCCGAGTTCGCCCCCGACTGCGACGAGTGCGGCAACACCGTCACCAGCGAGGGCGAGTCGGTCCGAATCGACGGCCAGCTCCACCACTTCTGTTGCTCCACCTGTCGGAGCAACTTCGAGGAGCGCTACGAGAAACTGAAGGAATCGGCGTAACGGTCGTCTCGGCGTCCGACCCGGCCCTCCGCTTTTTCACGTTGCCTTTGCACCAGTGAAGAGTACCGAAAGGGTAGTTCTCTCGCCATTGTGATTTAGAATCCAAGAAACTCCCAGGGGAGATCCTTAGTCTGTAAGGGGAAACCCGCATGAACGTGGACCCCGTATATAGATCCGATGAGAGAGTCCCACGTCCGCATCGCGGGCATGAGCTGCGCCAACTGCTCCGAGACGGTGTCCGAGGCCGTCGAGAAGCTCGAAGGCGTGGAGTCCGCGAGCGTCAACTACGCGACCGACGAGGGGACCGTCCGGTACGACCCCGACGTCGCGTCGCTGGCCGAGGTGTACGACGCTATCGAGCGCGCGGGTTACGACCCGGAGCGCCGGTCGGTGACTGTCGGCATCACCGGGATGACCTGCGCGAACTGCGCCGAGACGAACGAGGACGCGCTGGAGTCGGTCCCCGGGGTTATCTCCGCGTCGGTCAACTACGCGACCGACGAGGGGACCGTCGAGTACAACCCCGAAGACGTCTCGCTCGACCGGCTGTACGACGCCATCGAGGACGCCGGCTACGAGCCGGTTCGCGAGACCGACGACGGGAGCGGCGACGGGGAGCGCGACAGCGCGCGCGACGGGGAGATCCGTCGACTCCGCCGGTTGACGCTGTTCGGGGCCGTCCTCGCGCTCCCGATGACAGCGTACATGGCCGGCGAGATCTTCCTCGGCGGGATGCCCGAGACGGTCCTCGGCGTGCCGTTCGGCTGGATCGCCTTCCTGCTGACGACGCCGGTGCAGGTCGTGCTCGGCAAGGAGTTCTACGTCAACTCCTACCGGGCCCTGGTGCGGAACGGCCGGGCGAACATGGACGTGCTGATCGCGCTGGGCTCGTCGACGGCGTACGTCTACAGCCTTGCCGTCCTGCTCGACCTGTTCCCGGGCGGGCTCTACTTCGAGACGGCCGCGCTCATCCTCGTGTTCATCACGATGGGCAACTGGCTGGAGGCCCGGTCGAAGGGCCAGGCCAGCGACGCGCTCCGGCAGTTGCTCGAACTGCAGGCCGACACCGCGACCGTCGTTGACGACGACGGCACCGAGCGCGAGGTGCCGGTTGAGGACGTGGAGGAGGGCGACCTCCTGCGCGTCCGTCCCGGCGAGAAGGTCCCGACCGACGGCGTGGTCGTCGACGGCGAGAGCGCGGTCGACGAGTCGATGGTCACCGGCGAGTCCGTCCCCGTCGAGAAGAGCGAGGGCGACGAGGTCGTCGGCGCGACGATCAACGAGAACGGCGTGCTGACGGTTCGCGCGACGAAGGTGGGCGAGGAGACGGCGCTCCAGCAGATCGTCTCGCTCGTGAAGGACGCCCAGTCGCGCCAGCCCGAGATCCAGAACGTCGCGGACCGCATCAGCGCCTACTTCGTGCCGGCGGTCATCGGCAACGCCGTCCTCTGGGCGGTGCTGTGGGGGCTGTTCCCCGAGACGCTGGCCGGGTTCGTGAACGCGTTCCCCCACTGGGGGCTGGTCGGCGGTGGTCCCGACGTGGTCGGCGGCTCCGTCTCCGTCTTCGAGTTCTCCGTCGTCGTGTTCGCCAGCGCCGTCCTCATCGCCTGCCCCTGCGCGCTCGGGCTCGCGACGCCGGCCGCGACGATGGTCGGCACCGCCATCGGCGCGCAGAACGGCGTCCTGTTCAAGGGCGGCGACGTGCTGGAGCGGGTGAAAGACGTCGACACCGTCGTCTTCGACAAGACGGGCACCCTGACCGAGGGCGAGATGGAGCTGACGGACGTGGAGGTCGTCGCCGCGTCGCCGGACGGCGGTGACGTAGCCGCTGACGGAGGGGCGGTCACCGCCGACCGCGACCTCACCCCCGACCGCGTCCTCGAACTCGCGGCGACCGCCGAGCGCGCCAGCGAGCACCCGCTGGGCGAGGCGGTCGTCGAGGGCGCTCGGGAGCGCGGCGTCGAGGTTCCCGAGGCCGAGGAGTTCGAGAACGTCCCCGGTCACGGCGTGGTCGCCGAGACCGACGCCGGCACCGTCCTCGTCGGGAACCGTCGCCTGCTCGAGCGCAACGACGTCGACTGGTCCCCCGCTCGGGAGGCGACCGAGCGCCTCGAGTCCGAGGGGAAGACGGCGATGCTCGTCGCGCTGAACGGCCGCGTCGTCGGCGTCCTCGCGACCGCGGACGCGCTCAAGGAGACCAGCGCCGACGCCGTCGCTCAGTTGCGCGAGCGCGGCCTCGACGTGATGCTGATCACCGGTGACAACGAGCGGACCGCCCGCGCCGTTGCCGAGCAGGTGGGCATCGACCCCGGAAACGTCCGCGCGGAGGTGCTGCCGGAGGACAAGGCCGCCGCGGTCGACGACATCCAGGCCGACGGCAGCCGCGCGATGATGGTCGGCGACGGCGTCAACGACGCGCCCGCGCTCGCGACGGCCTCGGTCGGCGTCGCGCTCGGCAGCGGCACGGACGTCGCCATCGAAGCCGGCGACGTCACGCTGATGCGGGACGACCCCGCCGACGTGCTGAAGGCCATCCGCGTCTCCGAGGGGACGCTCCGGAAGATAAAGCAGAACCTCGTCTGGGCGCTGGGCTACAACACGGCGCTCATCCCGCTTGCCTCGCTCGGCCTGCTGCAGCCGGTCTTCGCGGCCGGGGCGATGGCGATCTCCAGCGTGAGCGTCCTCACGAACAGCCTGCTGTTCAAGCGGTTCGACCCCTAACCGCAACTATTCTAAGGGGACGCGCCCCACTGTTACCCATGGCGATCGAACTCGAAGTCGAGGGGATGACGTGTCAGGGTTGCGAGGAAGTCGTCGAGAAGGCGCTGGAGATGGCCGACGGCGCCGAGGAGGCCTCGGCTGACCGGTACGAGAGCGTCGCCGAGATCGAGGGCGACGCCGACCCCGAGACGCTCGTCTCGAAGGTCGAGATGGCCGGCTACGAGGCGTCGACGTAGGCGACTGTCGCTTCCCGTTCTCCGTGCGCTCGCCCGCCAGCGGCGGGTCCGGCGCCGCCTGTCCCCGGCACTGCCCGATCCCACCAGTGGCTCCGCCCGCTGCGGCCCCCGGCAGGCCGGCGCGTTCCGTGGTCAGCACACACCGCGACCCGGCCACGGCGAAGATGATACGGCGGCAGACGCCGTCAGACAATCATTCTGACCGGTTCGCGGGGTGATAGTAGCCGCTACTTTTCCCTGTCTGGACCGTAGCGGCGCCGATGACTGATCAGACCTCGCTCGACCGCCGTCGGTTCGTTCGACTCGCCGGAAGCGCCGCCTCGCTCGCGCTCGTCGCCGGGTGCGGCGGCCCCGGAGAGAGCGGAAACGGTACCGACGCCGGCGCGCAAACCGAGGCGGGACCCGACGAGGGGGCGGGGGGCGGCGGCCAGGGCGGCGGCTCCCGCGAGGGCGAGGAGGGCAGCCAGCAGGTCGAGGAATGGCTCTCCGAGACGGACAACTACAGCGGCGTCGTCGACCAGACCGACGTGAACCGGGCGACCGTCGCGGTCGGCGCGCCGGGCAACGGCGGTAACAACGTGTTCGACCCGGTGGCGATCCGGATCTCGCCGGGAATGACGGTGCGCTGGACATGGACCGGCGACGGCACGCACAACGTGGTCGAGCGGGACGAGACGTTCAAGAGCGGGTCGCCGACCGGCGACGCCGACGAGGTCTACGAGTTCGACTTCGAGGAAGAGGGCACCTACCTCTACTACTGCGAACGCCACGAGGGCAGAGGGATGAAGGGAGCGATCGTCGTCGGAGAAGGTAGCGGAACCGGCGACGGGAACGGGTCCGGCGACGGCAACGAGACCGACGGCGGCAACGAAAGCGACGACGCCCAGACGGAAAGCGAGGGGACCGGCTACGACGACGGGAACGGGTCCTGAGTCGCCTCAGCGGGAGAGATGTGACCGCCACACAGCCCGGCGTTTTTGACCGTAGAGACTCAACAGTATAACATGGGTAACGACCCGCTCGACAGACGACAGTTTCTTCAGGCGACGAGCGCAGCGGCAACTACCGCGCTGCTCGCGGGGTGCGGCGACGGCGGGGGCGGCGACGGCGACGGAGGTGGCGGCGACGGCGGGGGCGGCGAAGACGGAGGCATGGACGATACGGAAACGGAGACGGAAACGGAGACGGAGACGGACGGCGGCGGCAACGAGACCGACGGCGGCGGGGGCGGCAACGCGGAGGTCGACGAGTTCCTCTCCGACACCAGTAACTACGACAGCATACAGGACGAGACGGGCAGCAGCGAGGTGAGCGTCGCGGTCGGCGCGGAGGGCAACGACGGCAACTTCGCGTTCGAGCCCGCCGCGATCGAGGTGGACGCCGGCACCGACGTCGTCTGGGAGTGGACCGGACAGGGCGGCCAGCACAACGTCGTCGATGAGGACGGCGAGTTCGAGAGCGAACTCACCGAGGAGGAGGGGTTCACGTTCACGCACACCTTCGAGGAAGCGGGGACGTACCTCTACGCCTGCACCCCGCACCGGAGCCTCGGCATGAAGGGCGCCGTCGTCGTCTCCGAGTGAGTGGGCCGGAGCACCGACGGTCG
This portion of the Halostella limicola genome encodes:
- a CDS encoding Gfo/Idh/MocA family protein is translated as MKFGVLSTADIGRTAFVPGVRETEHEVLAIASRDGDRAAAVADVLGIERSYEGYDALLADDDLDAVYNPLPNAYHAEWTRRAADAGLHVLCEKPLGVDAAEAREMGEYCDERGVTLMEGYMYRYHPRIRRAIEIARTELDDVRSVTGRFTFLMPEGAEDIRLDPDLAGGSLRDVGVYPIHAARQILGEPSRVTGFTADTHDSGVDTEAAAVLEYDDGATAQVSSGFDTPKSQYVRVEAPNGWVEVEEAFNVAGETTLRYGVDGRTATETFEPVDQYGLEVEHFAECVASGDRPLTDAESGAATLRVIEAIEESAETGAAIDLD
- a CDS encoding DUF7577 domain-containing protein, with product MDTLVHAVLYVGVILLVPLSVLVPLLALEYVRDDGPTEPRLSDPPRNVSSGNGLSALAATGAAESASDAVACRTCGAVNEGRYTFCRECADNLAGR
- a CDS encoding metal-dependent hydrolase; translation: MYQLGHYGLALLVYAPVGAALVREGHVVAAYLGGAVMVGTATFPDCDHRLPFVSHRGPTHSFLFAGLFGAAFGAAGSALAPVLGPTVGVDLAAFGFAVGALSVLAHLLGDVLTPMGIRPFWPLSGRSYSFGVTTAKSPIANYALFALGVFATAATVVGLGLIG
- a CDS encoding peroxidase-related enzyme (This protein belongs to a clade of uncharacterized proteins related to peroxidases such as the alkylhydroperoxidase AhpD.) — encoded protein: MADDIEAMTRFPVPDVEDLPEDLRERIDAETEEAGFTPNVFLAYAYRPSHFRAFFQYYDALVEESELTRAEIEMIIVAVSGVNDCYYCNVAHGALARIYADDPLLADQLVSNYRNADVSERHRRMLDLAVKLTENQAEVDESDFERLREVGFDDRAIWDIGSVAAFFNLSNRMAQLADMRPNEEFHAMGR
- a CDS encoding winged helix-turn-helix transcriptional regulator; translation: MHELDETDLGILRLLVADARRPYSEIADQVDVSPPTVSDRVERLEEMGIIERFTLDIDRSMLSDGVSVLIDVDLRPGAVGDIKHRLAELDQVEHVFATADASVVVQATVREDEVQAMLAEAIDMEKVIEYDVRLLADSFWNPEVNGAEFAPDCDECGNTVTSEGESVRIDGQLHHFCCSTCRSNFEERYEKLKESA
- a CDS encoding heavy metal translocating P-type ATPase; this translates as MRESHVRIAGMSCANCSETVSEAVEKLEGVESASVNYATDEGTVRYDPDVASLAEVYDAIERAGYDPERRSVTVGITGMTCANCAETNEDALESVPGVISASVNYATDEGTVEYNPEDVSLDRLYDAIEDAGYEPVRETDDGSGDGERDSARDGEIRRLRRLTLFGAVLALPMTAYMAGEIFLGGMPETVLGVPFGWIAFLLTTPVQVVLGKEFYVNSYRALVRNGRANMDVLIALGSSTAYVYSLAVLLDLFPGGLYFETAALILVFITMGNWLEARSKGQASDALRQLLELQADTATVVDDDGTEREVPVEDVEEGDLLRVRPGEKVPTDGVVVDGESAVDESMVTGESVPVEKSEGDEVVGATINENGVLTVRATKVGEETALQQIVSLVKDAQSRQPEIQNVADRISAYFVPAVIGNAVLWAVLWGLFPETLAGFVNAFPHWGLVGGGPDVVGGSVSVFEFSVVVFASAVLIACPCALGLATPAATMVGTAIGAQNGVLFKGGDVLERVKDVDTVVFDKTGTLTEGEMELTDVEVVAASPDGGDVAADGGAVTADRDLTPDRVLELAATAERASEHPLGEAVVEGARERGVEVPEAEEFENVPGHGVVAETDAGTVLVGNRRLLERNDVDWSPAREATERLESEGKTAMLVALNGRVVGVLATADALKETSADAVAQLRERGLDVMLITGDNERTARAVAEQVGIDPGNVRAEVLPEDKAAAVDDIQADGSRAMMVGDGVNDAPALATASVGVALGSGTDVAIEAGDVTLMRDDPADVLKAIRVSEGTLRKIKQNLVWALGYNTALIPLASLGLLQPVFAAGAMAISSVSVLTNSLLFKRFDP
- a CDS encoding heavy-metal-associated domain-containing protein; amino-acid sequence: MAIELEVEGMTCQGCEEVVEKALEMADGAEEASADRYESVAEIEGDADPETLVSKVEMAGYEAST
- a CDS encoding halocyanin domain-containing protein, whose product is MTDQTSLDRRRFVRLAGSAASLALVAGCGGPGESGNGTDAGAQTEAGPDEGAGGGGQGGGSREGEEGSQQVEEWLSETDNYSGVVDQTDVNRATVAVGAPGNGGNNVFDPVAIRISPGMTVRWTWTGDGTHNVVERDETFKSGSPTGDADEVYEFDFEEEGTYLYYCERHEGRGMKGAIVVGEGSGTGDGNGSGDGNETDGGNESDDAQTESEGTGYDDGNGS
- a CDS encoding halocyanin domain-containing protein, whose translation is MGNDPLDRRQFLQATSAAATTALLAGCGDGGGGDGDGGGGDGGGGEDGGMDDTETETETETETDGGGNETDGGGGGNAEVDEFLSDTSNYDSIQDETGSSEVSVAVGAEGNDGNFAFEPAAIEVDAGTDVVWEWTGQGGQHNVVDEDGEFESELTEEEGFTFTHTFEEAGTYLYACTPHRSLGMKGAVVVSE